Part of the Saccharomyces paradoxus chromosome XI, complete sequence genome, AAATCATCAAGGCAAACAGCGGTTGGAAATGTACCCGTCACGAGCGTTGAGGCTAGAATACCGGTTCAACTCAGTCacacaaaaaaattccGCGGTAGTGATGCTCAAGCCATCAGATAACGATGGAAAGATTTTGTATTCAATGCTCTGCAAACTTACTGAAACGGCGCTCGTGGAGATTTTATGATTGCAATGGTTTTATGttactgttgttgtttatttatgttttttcttgatcttAATAGTTTTTGACATATATTGTAGGCTCTGATCGTAGGCTCTGATCGTAGGCTCTATCTGCATAAAAAAGCAATGATATATCTTTAAAACTTAAGAATGTAAACGGGCGCAAATAATATTGCGCCTGCATACGAACTTGGGTTTTTATAGCTCGTATGCGCGGTTGATCTCCACTGCTGCCAAAAAATCATACTTAAATaccaaacaaaaaattgagcTTTAGCGTCCAAAAACTTTCACAGAAACGTTCGCCACTATGAACACATGTAAAAGGCCATTCGAGAGCATTTATCGTCTTTCTCGGACGCAGTTTTCTCTATTTCGATTTTTAATAGCAATTAAAATGGGGTGAGCAGACGGAAATGGCGAAGTGGTGGATGCCTTTGATATCAGTCAAGCTTTATAGTACCGGACGGTGAGTTAGTATTACACTAGTTattctattcttttcagAAAGCGAGCTGGCGTGATGAATTTGCTCCAAAAAATCGGCCGCTTAGTCATCAAACGAGAACAGTAGATAACTGCGGTAaattatatattaataGAGAATTGTAGAATGTAGAATTACTAAAACGTTTCAATAAGGATCCATGaatttatttcaaaatgtaCATTCCGAAACATTTTGAGTCCACAGAACTCTCAAAACAGgttgaaattattaaaaaaaacccGCTAGGAACACTATTCTCCTCTGAGGCTGGCAGGCTAGGTTTCTTCAGATGGAACTACCCTTCCAATGAAGATGATCCTGATTTTGATATGTGCGCATCACATATTCCATTTGTATTCGGGGAGTTTGATAGTGGAGAATATAAACTTATTGCACATTTAGCACGGAAAAATCAACAAGTGGAAATGCTGGAAAGAGTTCAGAAATGCTTAGTGGTATTTCAGAGCGTCGATTCATACATTTCTCCGGCGTGGTAcccaatgaagaaaaagactcATAAATTCGTGCCAACATGGGATTTTGCCGCTGTGCACGTTTACGGTAAACCAAAGATTATCCGCGATGATAAAGACTGGCTCATTAATATGTTATCAACTTTGACTGaccaagaagaagagaaaagacCTGAGGGGGAAATATACGAGGAAAAGTGGAGCGTTTCTGATGCCCCAGATTCCTACATCGATGCTATGCTTAAAAACATTGTCGGGcttgaaattgatattACTCATATTCAATCGAAATTTAAATTCGATCAAAATAAATCACAGGTTAATGTTGAAGGCgttgttgaaaatttacTCAAAGAAGTTGGTGGAGAAAAAGGCCAAGAAATGGCTCACCTTGTAAAAGATAACTATCCAGGTAGCTTATAAGTTTTGTACTTTCTCCGTGCGTTAAGTATcaattatttattcatttgttttctttcttttcttattcaATCTTTTAACTTTGACTTTAGCAAAAGGGCAGGGCCCATCTGTGATAAATAGAAAGGACAC contains:
- a CDS encoding uncharacterized protein (similar to YKL070W); the encoded protein is MYIPKHFESTELSKQVEIIKKNPLGTLFSSEAGRLGFFRWNYPSNEDDPDFDMCASHIPFVFGEFDSGEYKLIAHLARKNQQVEMLERVQKCLVVFQSVDSYISPAWYPMKKKTHKFVPTWDFAAVHVYGKPKIIRDDKDWLINMLSTLTDQEEEKRPEGEIYEEKWSVSDAPDSYIDAMLKNIVGLEIDITHIQSKFKFDQNKSQVNVEGVVENLLKEVGGEKGQEMAHLVKDNYPGSL